A single region of the Changchengzhania lutea genome encodes:
- the recR gene encoding recombination mediator RecR translates to MEFSSKLLERAVNEMSQLPGIGKRTALRLVLHMLRQPKEQTLALSEALQTMRNDVKFCKSCHNISDYDVCEICSNPNRNESLICVVEDIRDVLAIENTSSFKGLYHVLGGKISPMDGVGPHDLNIETLVTKVKSNKVSELIFALSSTMEGDTTNFYIYKQIQDYNVFTSTIARGISVGDELEYADEITLGRSILNRIPFESSLKL, encoded by the coding sequence ATGGAATTTTCATCAAAACTTCTAGAACGTGCTGTAAATGAGATGTCACAGCTGCCAGGTATTGGTAAACGAACGGCATTACGTTTGGTGCTGCATATGTTAAGGCAGCCCAAGGAACAAACCTTGGCATTATCAGAAGCTTTACAAACCATGCGTAACGATGTTAAATTTTGCAAATCTTGTCACAATATTAGCGATTATGATGTTTGTGAGATTTGCTCCAATCCCAATAGAAATGAATCATTGATTTGTGTGGTTGAGGATATACGTGATGTGTTGGCTATTGAAAACACCAGTTCCTTTAAGGGTTTGTATCATGTGCTTGGTGGTAAAATTTCTCCCATGGATGGGGTTGGCCCACATGATTTAAATATTGAAACCTTGGTAACTAAAGTGAAATCGAATAAAGTGAGTGAGCTTATTTTTGCACTGAGTTCTACAATGGAAGGCGATACGACTAACTTTTACATCTATAAGCAAATTCAAGATTATAATGTGTTTACATCTACGATTGCCCGAGGGATATCTGTGGGGGATGAATTAGAGTATGCAGATGAAATTACTTTAGGTCGAAGTATTTTAAACAGAATTCCCTTCGAATCGTCTTTAAAATTATAA
- a CDS encoding sodium:solute symporter encodes MTPTQILLLILAYFVVLIVISYLTGKEDSNDAFFKANKSAPWYLVAFGMIGASLSGVTFISVPGAVETKQFGYLQVVFGYFFGYLVIAYVLLPIYYRLNLTSIYTYLKDRFGNTSYKTGSVAFLISRTVGAAFRLFLVAKVLQLLIFDQYHIPFTVTVIITIALIWLYTFKGGIKTIIFTDTLQTLFMLISVVITIVFLASALDLNSVSEVYTNVKESALSKVFFTDDVNDAQFFIKSFLAGMFITITMTGLDQDMMQKNLACKNLKEAQKNMISFSVVLVFVNILFLVLGLLLTQYANQHGITAKKDDLFPTIAMLPEIGVITSAFFLLGLIAAAYSSADSALTSLTTSFCIDIIELDKKPQASQKRIRKQTHVFISIVLVIVIVLFDAIFKDVSVIWELFKAAGYTYGPLLGLFAFGIFTKTELKDKYVWIIAIIAPMVSYLINAYSVDLLNGYQIGFEILIINGLLTFLGLILIRRK; translated from the coding sequence ATGACGCCCACACAAATTCTCCTACTCATACTTGCTTATTTTGTTGTTTTAATAGTGATAAGCTACCTTACGGGAAAAGAAGATTCTAACGATGCTTTTTTTAAAGCAAACAAATCTGCCCCATGGTATTTAGTCGCTTTCGGGATGATTGGAGCATCACTTTCGGGCGTAACCTTTATTTCAGTTCCTGGCGCCGTTGAAACCAAACAATTTGGATATCTGCAGGTTGTTTTTGGCTATTTTTTTGGCTATTTAGTTATAGCATATGTCTTACTGCCAATTTACTACAGGCTTAATCTAACTTCAATTTACACCTATTTAAAAGATCGGTTTGGAAACACGAGTTATAAAACAGGCTCTGTGGCTTTTTTAATTTCAAGAACTGTTGGTGCTGCATTCAGATTGTTTTTGGTAGCCAAGGTGCTTCAGCTTTTAATTTTTGACCAGTATCATATTCCTTTTACCGTTACCGTGATTATTACCATAGCGCTTATCTGGCTTTACACCTTTAAAGGCGGTATTAAAACCATCATATTTACCGATACTTTGCAGACCTTGTTTATGCTCATTTCTGTTGTGATAACCATTGTTTTTTTGGCATCAGCTCTAGATTTGAATAGCGTATCTGAAGTCTATACCAATGTAAAGGAAAGTGCTTTGAGCAAAGTGTTTTTTACTGATGATGTGAACGATGCTCAATTTTTTATTAAAAGCTTTCTGGCAGGCATGTTTATCACGATAACTATGACAGGATTAGATCAAGATATGATGCAGAAAAACCTAGCGTGTAAAAATCTAAAGGAAGCACAAAAGAATATGATTTCCTTTAGCGTGGTACTTGTTTTTGTGAATATATTGTTCCTGGTTTTGGGGCTTCTACTCACACAATATGCCAATCAACATGGCATTACAGCAAAAAAAGATGACTTATTTCCAACTATTGCCATGTTACCGGAGATTGGTGTTATAACCTCAGCCTTTTTTTTACTAGGCCTTATTGCTGCGGCCTATTCTAGTGCCGATTCGGCACTGACCTCGTTAACCACATCTTTTTGCATCGATATTATTGAATTAGATAAAAAACCACAGGCCTCACAAAAACGTATAAGAAAGCAGACTCATGTTTTTATTAGCATCGTATTGGTTATTGTTATTGTTTTATTTGATGCTATTTTCAAGGATGTTTCAGTAATCTGGGAGTTATTTAAAGCCGCGGGGTATACTTATGGCCCGCTATTGGGTCTATTCGCTTTTGGGATTTTCACCAAAACCGAGCTTAAAGATAAATACGTTTGGATTATTGCCATTATCGCCCCTATGGTGTCTTATCTCATAAATGCATATTCAGTAGATTTATTAAATGGTTATCAAATAGGGTTTGAAATATTAATAATTAATGGCCTACTCACCTTTTTAGGGTTAATATTGATTCGTAGAAAGTAA
- a CDS encoding CoA-binding protein has product MKKKTLVLGASLKPNRYSHYAIQRLVSHKFETLAIGLRSGEVSGVTVDTTLKGFEDIDTVTIYLNPKNQVPYYDYIVSLKPERVIFNPGTENPELYKILREHHIEFETACTLVLLSTNQY; this is encoded by the coding sequence ATGAAAAAGAAAACATTAGTGCTTGGAGCCTCATTAAAACCGAATAGATATTCGCATTATGCTATACAACGACTTGTAAGTCATAAGTTTGAAACACTTGCGATTGGTTTGCGGTCTGGAGAAGTTTCTGGAGTTACGGTTGATACTACATTGAAAGGTTTTGAAGACATAGATACCGTGACCATATATTTGAATCCAAAAAACCAAGTGCCGTATTACGATTATATCGTATCCTTAAAACCTGAACGGGTTATTTTTAATCCCGGGACAGAAAACCCGGAACTGTATAAAATATTACGAGAACATCATATTGAGTTTGAAACAGCCTGCACACTCGTGTTACTTTCTACGAATCAATATTAA
- a CDS encoding outer membrane beta-barrel family protein has protein sequence MKRLLFLCALLLTISINAHTDPKTKSDKTGSITGKVLDATLNEPLPYVNIILKNTDGTTITGTITLEDGTFELDKIAEGSFIISIQYIGYKTESKNVTIGKGSYKIDLGIILLKESAEGLDEVTVIAETSTIQQKVDRKVITIGKDLAAIGSASELMVGIPSVSVDAQTGEISLRGNQNVRVMVDGKLSNIPTAQLLKQIPSTAIKSIELITNPSAKYNPEGMSGIINIVLHKNTMIGFNGNFNVGLTHEIEAKFNSSLDMNYRNGKFNLYGSYSNNISKNRNRGNIFRPENNSEQFFKFLDKRQSHLFKVGVDFYLDDKNTISFFTTQNTSDSSTEGQTEALFYDNPTFNQSQIFLAESDNESSQYNFDYKHDFSEDGHNIELEIDYNVFEDVTPADFRFLLDSNEDYKDFNNTDRSSTTINLDYVNPLSETTKLELGLQARLFNSDIAYASTGKTLNEEGILRPTPSNDFDYTRDIYSAYGTFSKKFEKWTYQIGLRAESVKEDALALSSEAASTQTFVNDYFELYPSAFFTYTPSEKNSYQLSYSRRVDRPGIGQVNPIKEWSTPLISSFGNIDLRPQFTNSFEANYTRTLKDKKGSITGGVFYRIISDEINRALFIDRTDVNSGRIILTHDNFDDTSAYGIELSSNYKPTKWWSINSSFDLYSQTQKGIAENLTAPIETATIDDIETNIDEVDNVAWNFRMFNNFKVTKTLSFTAFGFYRGKNKNLQFNMEPMYFVNVGARVGFAEGKGTVSLNYNDIFDTMEFAFKGKKPFVQNGAFNWESNTWNVSLSYRFGGGKYRAKSRKRRDNNEKSGGGFL, from the coding sequence ATGAAAAGACTACTCTTTTTGTGTGCTTTATTATTAACAATTTCTATAAATGCGCACACAGACCCCAAAACAAAATCTGATAAAACTGGCTCTATAACTGGAAAGGTTTTAGACGCAACGCTTAACGAACCCTTACCCTATGTCAATATTATCCTTAAAAATACAGATGGCACAACCATAACTGGAACCATTACTCTAGAAGATGGCACTTTTGAACTGGATAAAATTGCTGAAGGCAGCTTTATTATTAGTATTCAATATATTGGTTATAAGACCGAATCTAAAAATGTAACTATAGGAAAAGGCAGTTACAAAATTGATTTGGGTATTATTCTTTTAAAAGAATCTGCAGAAGGTTTAGATGAAGTAACAGTTATAGCCGAAACCTCAACAATACAACAAAAAGTAGACAGAAAGGTAATAACTATTGGTAAAGACTTAGCCGCTATAGGAAGTGCTTCAGAACTCATGGTAGGTATTCCATCTGTAAGTGTTGATGCCCAAACCGGGGAGATTAGTTTACGGGGCAATCAGAACGTACGCGTAATGGTTGACGGTAAATTATCTAATATTCCGACTGCTCAATTATTAAAGCAAATTCCATCAACAGCTATTAAATCCATCGAATTAATAACCAATCCTTCAGCAAAATATAATCCTGAAGGTATGAGCGGTATTATTAATATTGTATTGCACAAAAACACCATGATAGGCTTTAATGGTAATTTTAATGTGGGATTAACTCATGAAATAGAAGCGAAGTTCAACAGTTCTTTAGATATGAACTATCGTAACGGAAAATTCAATTTATACGGAAGCTATAGTAACAACATCTCTAAAAACAGAAATAGAGGAAATATCTTTAGACCAGAAAATAACTCGGAACAATTTTTTAAGTTTTTAGATAAAAGACAATCCCATTTATTTAAAGTAGGTGTGGATTTTTATTTAGATGATAAAAATACTATTTCATTTTTTACAACTCAAAACACCTCTGATAGTAGTACCGAAGGGCAAACTGAAGCATTATTTTATGATAATCCTACGTTTAATCAAAGTCAAATTTTTCTTGCTGAAAGTGATAACGAATCATCACAATACAATTTTGATTATAAGCATGATTTCTCAGAAGATGGCCATAATATAGAATTAGAAATCGACTATAATGTTTTTGAAGATGTTACGCCAGCAGATTTCAGGTTTTTACTCGACTCAAATGAAGATTACAAAGATTTCAATAATACAGACAGAAGTAGCACTACCATAAACTTAGATTATGTGAACCCGTTATCTGAAACCACAAAATTAGAATTAGGTTTACAGGCCCGTTTATTCAATTCGGATATTGCTTATGCTTCAACGGGGAAGACCTTAAATGAAGAAGGGATTTTAAGACCCACGCCCAGTAATGATTTTGATTATACTAGGGACATTTACTCTGCTTATGGAACATTCAGCAAAAAATTTGAAAAATGGACCTATCAAATAGGATTGCGCGCCGAAAGTGTGAAAGAAGATGCTTTGGCACTGTCCTCTGAAGCTGCAAGTACTCAAACATTTGTGAATGACTATTTTGAATTGTACCCATCCGCTTTTTTCACTTATACCCCTTCCGAAAAAAATTCCTATCAATTAAGTTATAGCCGCCGTGTTGATAGACCTGGGATCGGACAGGTAAACCCGATTAAAGAATGGAGCACACCTTTGATTTCTTCTTTTGGAAATATAGATTTAAGACCTCAATTTACCAATTCATTTGAAGCAAATTATACAAGAACATTAAAAGACAAAAAAGGAAGTATTACCGGTGGTGTTTTCTATAGAATAATTTCAGATGAGATTAATAGAGCACTATTTATTGATAGAACAGATGTGAACTCGGGGCGTATTATCTTAACCCATGATAATTTTGATGACACGTCTGCATACGGTATTGAGTTATCATCCAATTACAAACCAACAAAATGGTGGAGTATAAATTCTAGTTTTGACTTGTATTCGCAAACCCAAAAAGGTATTGCAGAAAATTTAACAGCGCCCATCGAAACGGCCACGATTGATGATATTGAAACTAATATTGATGAAGTTGATAATGTAGCATGGAATTTTAGAATGTTCAACAATTTTAAAGTAACTAAAACTTTAAGTTTTACTGCATTTGGTTTTTATAGAGGAAAAAACAAAAACTTGCAGTTTAACATGGAACCCATGTATTTTGTTAATGTGGGAGCTCGCGTAGGTTTTGCTGAAGGAAAAGGAACTGTTAGCCTAAACTATAATGATATTTTTGACACTATGGAATTTGCTTTCAAAGGCAAAAAGCCTTTTGTTCAAAATGGGGCGTTCAATTGGGAAAGCAATACATGGAACGTGAGTTTGTCTTATCGTTTTGGCGGCGGAAAATACCGTGCCAAATCAAGAAAACGTCGTGATAACAATGAAAAATCTGGTGGAGGATTTTTATAA